From the Leptospira sp. WS60.C2 genome, one window contains:
- a CDS encoding proton-conducting transporter membrane subunit — protein sequence MLLPIALEITSFSTILIYSGTEYGKKQIESLGSLLLASGISALFLSAWVMLPDGDNIGVILLLIGLLIKSGFSGFHIWLPKVNEGGPSHALGAFAGVLEIFPLLLYYRYVLPNQLDPIIYQVLFPLAAIGIFFGGITSFFHKDPKISLAYSSIESLNFLWLCLIITGMFQFSGDLDLMNLSNSFRILFFLSLFHHSFSKTYQLFSIGMVSRLVNSSSSDSLKGIGRLLGLSPLLLGAGTFSYAVLPGTLGFISEATYFYLNARILDLPIGRSVFLLPSMIFIFFGIVLGGFTHVKLYMNMFLSMPNEKMNMIPFGIYQKRWLYVSLTSLAIVILGFPLFLPFFIQLPMLSPFADVLLIEWFQQMTIVSLISILIISAFILYDKWNQKRLNSLKKKSWDCGGGYSGHELSVPPSVYSKPLHNSLGRYFINKDGDSKVDQILISFLVSIFSVGTRFVSSTNQAKEEDISKYLAISSMFLIFIFSLLILGNFKG from the coding sequence TTGTTATTACCGATCGCATTAGAAATCACTTCTTTCTCGACAATTTTGATTTATTCCGGAACAGAATATGGCAAAAAACAAATTGAAAGTTTAGGTTCTTTGCTCTTAGCCTCTGGAATTTCTGCATTATTTTTATCTGCCTGGGTAATGTTACCTGATGGAGATAATATAGGCGTAATATTATTGTTAATCGGTTTATTGATCAAATCTGGTTTTTCTGGTTTCCATATATGGTTACCGAAAGTAAATGAAGGTGGCCCATCTCACGCTCTTGGAGCTTTTGCTGGAGTTTTAGAAATTTTTCCTCTCTTATTGTATTACCGATATGTGCTTCCAAATCAATTGGATCCGATCATCTATCAAGTTTTATTTCCATTAGCTGCTATTGGAATATTTTTTGGAGGGATAACGAGTTTTTTTCATAAAGATCCAAAGATATCATTAGCTTATAGTTCCATAGAATCGTTAAATTTTTTATGGTTATGTTTGATAATTACTGGTATGTTCCAGTTTTCTGGTGATTTGGACTTAATGAATTTGAGTAATTCTTTTAGGATCTTGTTTTTTTTGAGTTTATTTCATCATTCTTTTTCTAAAACCTATCAGCTGTTTTCAATCGGTATGGTGTCTCGTTTAGTAAATTCGAGTTCAAGTGATTCTTTAAAAGGAATTGGGCGACTTTTAGGTTTGTCTCCGTTATTATTGGGTGCGGGGACATTTAGTTATGCAGTCTTACCTGGAACTTTGGGTTTTATTTCTGAGGCGACTTACTTCTATTTGAATGCCCGAATATTGGATTTACCAATCGGTAGATCTGTTTTTCTACTTCCATCGATGATCTTTATATTCTTTGGGATTGTGTTAGGTGGATTTACTCATGTTAAGTTATATATGAATATGTTTTTATCTATGCCTAATGAAAAAATGAATATGATTCCATTTGGAATTTATCAAAAACGTTGGCTGTATGTGTCTTTAACGAGTTTGGCTATCGTCATCTTAGGCTTTCCTCTTTTTTTACCTTTCTTCATACAATTGCCAATGCTCAGTCCTTTTGCCGACGTGTTATTGATAGAATGGTTTCAGCAGATGACGATTGTATCATTGATATCTATTTTAATCATATCAGCCTTTATTTTGTATGATAAGTGGAATCAGAAGAGGTTAAATTCATTAAAAAAGAAAAGTTGGGATTGTGGTGGAGGATATAGTGGTCATGAACTTTCTGTGCCACCATCGGTGTATTCAAAACCACTGCATAATTCTCTTGGTAGATATTTTATCAATAAAGATGGTGATTCAAAAGTTGATCAGATTTTAATTTCATTTCTTGTTTCTATCTTTAGTGTTGGAACTAGGTTTGTTTCATCTACAAATCAGGCAAAGGAAGAGGATATAAGTAAATATCTTGCAATCTCCTCTATGTTTTTAATTTTCATCTTTTCTTTATTGATCCTAGGAAATTTTAAAGGATAA